The Chitinophaga caeni genome segment TAATAGATAAACTTGCTGGAACTTTGTGTCATCAAAAGGGAAATAAAGCAGTCCCTTTACGATTTTAGATCATTATAAATATTCATAATCATGTTATTTGATGCTTATACACTTGCAGGAATACCATTGAAAAACAGGATCGTTATGTCGCCGATGACCCGCTCCCGGGCCGCTATAGGTGATGTGGCTACCGATTTGATGGCCACTTATTATGCGCAAAGGGCAAGCGCGGGATTAATTATTTCGGAAGGAACGCAAATTAGTCGCCAAGGGCAAGGTTATGCCTGGACGCCCGGCATTTATACTGATGCCCAGGTAGCGGGCTGGACAAAAGTTACGGAGGCCGTGCATGCCGCTGGAGGTAAGATGTTTGCCCAATTATGGCATGTCGGAAGAATATCACATACATCCATTCAATTAAATAATGATCCCCCGGTTGCACCATCTGCAATCTTAGCGGAAGGGGTAAAAGTTTTTGCGGACCTTGAAGGATTGGGAGCTACTTCCGGCGCCGGTGAAATGATCCAACATTCCATGCCCCGCGAATTAACTATCCCGGCAATTCACCAGGTTATAAAAGATTATGCTCAAGCGGCTAAAAATGCGGTAACTGCCGGTTTTGACGGCGTCGAGTTACACGGGGCCAACGGGTACCTGATTGAGCAGTTTACCGACTCCCAAACCAATTTACGGCAAGATGCTTACGGCGGCACCTTGGAAAAAAGACTACGGTTCATGCGGGAAGTGGTAACTGCCGTTGCAGATGCCATCGGTAAAGAAAAAGTGGGCATCCGGCAAGCGCCATTAACCACGTTAATGGGCGCTAAAGATGATCACCCGGAAATAACGTATATCGCTGCCGCCAAGATTCTCAACGATTTGGATATCGCCTATATCCATATAGCGGAAGCCGATTGGGAAGATGCCCCGGTGATGCCGGTTGCGTTCAAAGAACAATACCGCGATACTTTTAGCAATACATTGATTTATTCTGGTAAATATACCGCTGAAAGAGCCGAAGAAGCTATATCCCGCAAGTGGGCGGACCTTATCGGGTTCGGCAGGCCATTCATAGCAAACCCGGACCTACCTTACCGCTTGCAACACCAACTACCATTAAATGAACCGGATCGCACAAAATTTTTCGGGGGTACCGGCAAAGGTTACACAGATTATCCAACTTATAATGAATTGCAACATGAACTTATTTAATCCATATAACGACAAGGGAATCTCTTTAAAAAACAGGATTGTAATGGCACCGATGACGCGGGCCAGGAACCCCGATGGTATTCCTAACCAGATGAATGCACGTTATTATGCACAACGGGCAGGTAGCGGTCTTATCATTACAGAGGGTATCGCTATTTCCGATACGGCCAAGGGAGTCATGTATATACCCGGTTTATATACCGACCCCCAGGTAGAAGGATGGAAGCAGGTAACGGCCGCTGTGCATGCAGAGGGAAGCAAAATATTTGCCCAGCTTTGGCATGTTGGCAGGGTCTCTCATACCAGCAACCAGCCGGGCGGCATAGCGCCCGTAAGCGCCTCCGACATACCCGCAGCAAACAGCATGGCTTGGGGTTTAGATGCGGATGGACAACCGGGTTTCGTTCCCGTGTCTATACCGCGGCCGCTAAGTACTACCGAAGTACGGGATATTGTAAAAGATTTTGCCAGGGCTGCGCAAAATGCAATTGCCGCAGGTTTCGATGGTATCGAAATTCACGGTGCAAACGGTTACTTGGTAGAACAATTCTTGAACCCATACGTAAACATTCGCCGGGATCAATACGGCGGTAACATCGAGAACCGCTCCAGGTTTTTATTCGAAATCATCGATGCCTGTATCGACGCTATAGGTGCCGCAAAAGTAGCGATCAGGCTCACTCCGCACGGTGGCTTATACGACATGAAACCGTATCCGGAAGTCAACGAAACGTATTTTTATATTGCCGGTGAATTGTATAAAAGAAACATAGCTTTTATCGATATTATGGATCAACATTCACGCGGGAGCTTCGCATTGCCGGATGGCTTCTTGGCTGCTTTCAGGCAACATTACCCCGGTATTATCATCCTAACGGGAGGTATGACCAAGGCAAAAGGACAAGAATATATTGATAATGGTTGGATTGACCTCGTAGGTTTCGGGGAAGCCTTTATTGCCAATCCCGATTTAGTTAAAAGGTTGGAAAATGATTGGCCGCTAACAACGCCGGACAGGACTTTACATTACGGCGGGCAAGAACACGGCTACGTTGATTACGGGTACTACCGCGAAGAAAATAATTGACAGGCAACCGGGGCAGCCCTCGTAAAGCATATCCATTTTACTACTGGATATGCTTTTTTAATAAATATGGTCATCCATGCAACATTTCTTAGGCTTATTCGTCTTTATATAAAAGAAGCTACCTATGTCATCAATATGTTAGTTTTTTTCGTAAATTGATTTACATCTTTGAAACCCTGCTCCTAAAAAAAGTTTGTATGAGAATCATCAAATGTGCCATCATTGTACTTCTGACGCTTTGCGCCCCTATCCTTTATACGGCAGCCCAAACCGTAAAGTTCAAGGTATTTTCCGGCAATAAACAAATCGGTATCGTGGAAGCTCATCAAAAGCAGGCAGGTGTGTCGCGTTCTATTCACATTAAAAGTTTATTACAACTTAAATTAGTTGGGAATGTGAATAATGAAATCGCCGTTGAATATAAAAACAATAATCTTGTTAAGGCCAGTTCTATCAGGTTGCGCAATGACAATCAAACAACGAAAGATAAAAAATCTACCTTGACCGAGTTGGTAAGCGGCAAACATTACAAGGTGATTCACGAGGGGAAGGAGTCCGTTTTATCTACCGCCGCGATTCATTATTGTGTAGGCGATTTATATTTTACAGAACCTATCAATGTGCATAAAGTGTATAG includes the following:
- a CDS encoding DUF6134 family protein, which encodes MRIIKCAIIVLLTLCAPILYTAAQTVKFKVFSGNKQIGIVEAHQKQAGVSRSIHIKSLLQLKLVGNVNNEIAVEYKNNNLVKASSIRLRNDNQTTKDKKSTLTELVSGKHYKVIHEGKESVLSTAAIHYCVGDLYFTEPINVHKVYSETQCQFLELEHLGNGKYELIMPDGKRNIYAYSKGKLQEVEVNHLLGKAVFKLADG
- a CDS encoding alkene reductase, coding for MLFDAYTLAGIPLKNRIVMSPMTRSRAAIGDVATDLMATYYAQRASAGLIISEGTQISRQGQGYAWTPGIYTDAQVAGWTKVTEAVHAAGGKMFAQLWHVGRISHTSIQLNNDPPVAPSAILAEGVKVFADLEGLGATSGAGEMIQHSMPRELTIPAIHQVIKDYAQAAKNAVTAGFDGVELHGANGYLIEQFTDSQTNLRQDAYGGTLEKRLRFMREVVTAVADAIGKEKVGIRQAPLTTLMGAKDDHPEITYIAAAKILNDLDIAYIHIAEADWEDAPVMPVAFKEQYRDTFSNTLIYSGKYTAERAEEAISRKWADLIGFGRPFIANPDLPYRLQHQLPLNEPDRTKFFGGTGKGYTDYPTYNELQHELI
- a CDS encoding alkene reductase, whose amino-acid sequence is MNLFNPYNDKGISLKNRIVMAPMTRARNPDGIPNQMNARYYAQRAGSGLIITEGIAISDTAKGVMYIPGLYTDPQVEGWKQVTAAVHAEGSKIFAQLWHVGRVSHTSNQPGGIAPVSASDIPAANSMAWGLDADGQPGFVPVSIPRPLSTTEVRDIVKDFARAAQNAIAAGFDGIEIHGANGYLVEQFLNPYVNIRRDQYGGNIENRSRFLFEIIDACIDAIGAAKVAIRLTPHGGLYDMKPYPEVNETYFYIAGELYKRNIAFIDIMDQHSRGSFALPDGFLAAFRQHYPGIIILTGGMTKAKGQEYIDNGWIDLVGFGEAFIANPDLVKRLENDWPLTTPDRTLHYGGQEHGYVDYGYYREENN